One part of the Amphiprion ocellaris isolate individual 3 ecotype Okinawa chromosome 24, ASM2253959v1, whole genome shotgun sequence genome encodes these proteins:
- the nhsl1a gene encoding NHS-like protein 1 isoform X6, whose protein sequence is MRSRVLDFLSQSCFSVCFKFSVWRRKSSTSSDEDERFILNNTRPLTPLVLNPVQLTSCWDVFAPAYEPTVGVEMEPPPRLPTPEERMRQQAKAVAADVVPINVTGESFDRQASFRRTLSNADSLTRRPRNLNRRKTVTGIPNDVSPKPSVSKVLPGQFSTVGRPASASCSSPNQSQDMELEENGGIRKDGQSRRIRAPRGEGMSSLMASLTSSPRVKGHSSEFHSLPRLAANSSLNSEASCTSASYRTLSASSSCYQSQDLQGFPSDLQPLLPFDSTARVVPQSPFPSSSIHGSPPTSEWSYPRDKPLNEGPSSTHYLFCSSITDSESQFSYQALDDQTPTHQIAQHFYDCDSYSGETWSYQPLSPSSSVHSGTTQDTRCVSEDGWNCNPLLSSGRSTPSCTDSNSLFSEKMTSSLSLNREKTRSSASSSTSYYRTATRSISLRKSKRPPPPPLRSDSLRRRSGRTKPSRYSTSPRLEHTTKCKSSPQTYHDPWVPRIKRRQSGLNCGTVTTFEPLSPDCQASAESPTPNHQPTTPDHPPVHTPASPGSGQEGLRLTLNPQPAGSSVAGLQHLASPSSGYSSQSNTPTPGTPLSSPLTPSSPLTASPGAFSLPPPSPFSTSSSFPLSPVTSSLPRTRSRADGKLKPPVPERKSSLLSSLSSSFSSTSSLSSCTSLESSAKLPLLPPPPPPPLPESSLPLSPAPPLLTKLSVAPPPLSSPPPPPPPPLPPFSRPPPPPYSFAVRHSSYPPPPASPPPPPSLELPDMPIADLPPPPPPPPLPPLSMPSAFPLPSPTNCAKVATSPCPLVTAKALQGIKLRSVKNPDAPLANAASPNGAVQIHADMSSANANHANTDQDQPSAMSDKVNLDCLANTDVELAGPGSQHAICDVPHNEANIACALMSNASPKDPVDAEAKQPGLKSNHNDYRQAEVEMVTPDSESVYSHLQNLKGIISSPANQRSSGPQTSNDETPQNIQSDERGREDSDMYATLVSNQVVSSESPWVKISYDENHIDTIIQHAPSQQQVKDTMLTDAKLTEHVETYRASKTVLSVEKNDKSKSRMQSLSAADLAYADMKTINSNFRTSSPKKLRSPEKPVPPKKPDLCILGVMASPKTRRGQDGGKSREKISALSLELPADSLDNCLHTHVTHSAPPPKHLTCTADNSVTPAHLMNAATADIATLSPASSPPRQKPPILHRKPDLLLTSPQTTEPLFASKNKKRDFKGTSRTSGISQTQSTIGTSSTLEIVGTSGSMGTSGIMGTTGSMGTTGSMGTTGSMGTSGIMGTSGYMGTSGSMGIMGYMGTTGFMGPSGTMGTSGTMSTSGMIGTLGITGTLGMMSTSEIMGTAGARNTETSSTLETIYGTHDPSGIVGHGTYSTLGSSGFHAAAYIWTGGSQTGVTRITKTRLYQGDEKTFQRRMMRSSLAEDEEEDEKERALERGMKAMMMMTTSSTKIKDKARKRRKRRPGRQLLMMSSTMAPSPSSSSSSSSSSSSSSSGDERDVTKDRIMQVTQKKAMKVCDQETSDSESSCALIGQSRYSLSSALSTDSLRGELSLPDLLIQEPDEEEEERRNEGTQRRGKQTEASGSLDAELFVNVSADQMFVPGQPRTTEDLFAVIHRSKRKMFGRRDSKDVRNRSLSSSSSSPVTPTDPLPRPTRPAALRGQRCPRSESFKALLLRKGSRTDASSRVSAVEQLRKVAPSPTAELQTKPPDPIQPFILPPKSPSVQDFSAMFDNDLTHLLLTSSSSPFYFLTSPSPVRPRSLTPPCSASRRFAARRRLFATPMTAISEGDGEEEEVFRDTGESNLRLVEIS, encoded by the exons ATG AGGTCCAGGGTCTTGGACTTTCTCTCTCAgtcttgtttttcagtttgtttcaagTTTTCAGTTTGGAGGAGGAAG tCGTCAACATCCTCAGACGAAGACGAGAGGTTCATCTTGAACAACACGCGACCTCTGACCCCGCTGGTCCTGAACCCCGTCCAGCTCACCTCCTGCTGGGACGTCTTCGCGCCGGCCTACGAGCCAACGGTGGGCGTGGAGATGGAGCCACCGCCTCGACTGCCAACGCCGGAGGAGAGGATGAGGCAGCAGGCGAAGGCGGTCGCTGCTGATGTCGTCCCCATCAACGTAACGG GTGAGAGTTTTGATCGTCAGGCCAGTTTTCGAAGGACGCTTTCCAATGCTGACTCGCTAACCAGACGACCCCGTAACCTCAACCGCCGTAAGACGGTTACTGGAATACCGAATGATGTCAGCCCCAAGCCTTCGGTCTCTAAGGTTCTTCCTGGTCAGTTTTCCACCGTGGGTCGACCTGCCTCCGCCTCCTGCAGCTCCCCCAACCAATCACAGGACATGGAGTTGGAGGAGAATGGAGGAATCAGGAAGGACGGACAGTCGAGGAGGATCCGAGCCCCTCGAGGAGAAGGGATGTCCAGCCTCATGGCCTCCCTTACTTCCTCCCCCCGTGTCAAAGGCCACTCCTCAGAGTTCCACAGCCTCCCCCGTCTGGCAGCCAACTCCTCTCTTAACTCTGAGGCCAGCTGCACCAGCGCCTCCTACAGGACACTCAGCGCCTCCTCGTCCTGCTACCAG TCACAAGATCTCCAGGGTTTCCCCAGTGACCTCCAGCCCCTGCTGCCATTTGACTCCACGGCCAGAGTTGTGCCGCAGTCTCCTTTCCCTTCCTCGTCCATCCATGGTTCACCCCCAACATCAGAGTGGTCTTACCCCAGAGATAAGCCCCTGAATGAGGGTCCTTCGTCCACCCACTACCTCTTCTGCTCCTCCATCACTGATTCAGAGTCTCAGTTTAGCTACCAGGCTCTGGATGACCAGACCCCGACCCACCAGATCGCTCAGCATTTCTACGATTGTGACTCTTACAGCGGGGAGACATGGAGCTACCAGCCCCTGTCCCCCAGCTCCAGTGTCCACAGCGGCACCACCCAGGACACAAGATGTGTTTCTGAGGATGGTTGGAACTGCAACCCCCTGCTCTCCTCCGGTCGCTCCACCCCCTCTTGCACTGACAGCAACTCATTGTTCTCTGAGAAGATGACCTCCTCTCTCTCGCTAAACCGAGAGAAAACGAGGTCCAGCgcttcttcctccacctcctatTATCGCACTGCAACCCGCAGCATTTCCCTCCGCAAGTCCAAGCGCCCACCTCCTCCGCCGCTACGCTCAGACTCTCTGAGACGACGATCCGGTCGGACCAAACCCTCCCGCTATTCCACCAGTCCCCGCCTGGAGCACACCACCAAGTGCAAGTCATCTCCCCAGACCTACCACGATCCCTGGGTGCCCCGGATCAAAAGACGCCAGAGTGGGCTGAACTGTGGGACCGTCACAACCTTTGAACCTCTAAGCCCAGACTGCCAGGCGTCTGCTGAGTCTCCTACTCCTAATCACCAACCAACCACCCCCGATCACCCTCCTGTCCACACCCCAGCATCTCCAGGTTCAGGACAGGAAGGCCTCAGACTTACTCTCAACCCCCAGCCTGCTGGCTCCTCTGTGGCAGGGCTCCAGCACCTCGCTTCGCCCTCCAGTGGTTACTCCAGCCAGTCCAACACCCCAACTCCTGGCACTCCACTGTCTTCCCCCCTCACCCCTTCCTCCCCTCTCACAGCCAGTCCTGGAGCCTTTTCCCTCCCCCCACCCTCCCCTTTCTCCACTTCATCCTCCTTCCCCCTTTCACCCGTCACCTCCTCCCTGCCCAGGACAAGGTCTCGGGCCGATGGGAAGCTGAAGCCTCCGGTGCCAGAGAGGAAGTCATCACTCCTGTCCTCCCTGTCATCCTCCTTTtcatccacctcctccctctcaTCCTGCACCTCCTTAGAATCTTCAGCCAAACTTCCtctcctgcctcctcctcctcctcctcctctgccagAATCTTCCTTGCCTTTgtctcctgctcctcctcttctcacCAAACTCTCTGTAGCTCCTCCTCCactttcatctcctcctcctccacctcctcctcctctacctccttTCTCCcgacctcctcctcccccctacTCCTTTGCTGTGAGACACAGCAGCTACCCTCCTCCCCCAgcttctccacctcctccaccgtCTTTAGAACTCCCAGACATGCCGATCGCtgatcttcctcctccaccgccacctcctcctcttcctcctctctccatgCCCTCTGCctttcccctcccctctccaACTAATTGTGCTAAAGTGGCCACGTCCCCATGCCCTCTGGTCACCGCCAAAGCTCTGCAGGGCATCAAGCTTCGCTCTGTGAAGAACCCGGATGCCCCGCTGGCCAATGCTGCATCTCCTAATGGTGCAGTCCAAATCCATGCTGACATGTCATCAGCTAATGCTAACCATGCTAATACTGACCAGGACCAACCATCTGCTATGTCTGATAAAGTAAATCTTGATTGCCTTGCCAACACCGACGTGGAACTAGCTGGACCGGGATCACAACATGCTATCTGTGATGTACCTCACAATGAAGCTAACATAGCTTGTGCGTTAATGAGTAATGCTAGCCCTAAAGACCCAGTCGATGCTGAAGCAAAGCAACCTGGActcaaatcaaatcacaatGATTACAGACAAGCAGAAGTTGAGATGGTGACACCCGACAGTGAGTCAGTTTATTCTCATCTTCAGAACTTAAAAGGCATTATTTCTAGCCCAGCTAACCAGAGAAGCTCTGGGCCTCAGACAAGCAATGATGAAACTCCTCAAAACATCCAGTCTGATGAACGGGGGAGGGAAGACTCAGACATGTATGCTACACTTGTAAGCAATCAAGTCGTCAGTTCTGAGAGTCCTTGGGTAAAAATATCTTATGACGAAAATCACATTGACACAATTATCCAACATGCACCTTCACAACAGCAGGTTAAAGATACAATGCTGAcagatgctaagctaacagagCATGTAGAGACATATAGAGCAAGCAAAACAGTACTATCAgtagagaaaaatgacaagagTAAATCACGAATGCAGAGTCTTAGTGCTGCTGATTTGGCCTATGCTGATATGAAAACCATTAACAGTAACTTCAGGACAAGTAGCCCAAAGAAGCTCCGCTCTCCAGAGAAGCCAGTTCCACCAAAGAAGCCTGATCTTTGTATCCTGGGTGTCATGGCTTCCCCCAAGACCAGGCGAGGACAAGATGGAGGGAAGAGCAGGGAAAAAATTTCAGCTCTTTCTTTGGAGCTCCCTGCGGATTCACTGGACAATTGTTTGCACACACACGTGACCCACAGTGCACCTCCACCAAAGCACTTGACGTGCACCGCTGACAACTCGGTGACACCTGCACATTTGATGAACGCAGCAACTGCAGACATTGCCACACTGTCACCTGCCAGCTCCCCTCCACGGCAGAAACCACCAATTTTGCACAGGAAGCCAGATCTCTTATTGACCTCACCCCAAACAACTGAACCTCTCTTTGCATCTAAGAATAAAAAAAGGGATTTCAAAGGAACCTCCAGGACCAGTGGTATTTCACAGACTCAGAGCACCATAGGGACCAGTAGCACTTTAGAAATTGTGGGCACCTCTGGGTCCATGGGCACCTCTGGGATCATGGGCACCACTGGGTCAATGGGCACCACTGGGTCCATGGGCACCACGGGGTCCATGGGGACCTCTGGGATCATGGGCACATCTGGGTACATGGGCACCTCGGGGTCCATGGGCATCATGGGGTACATGGGCACCACTGGGTTCATGGGCCCCTCAGGGACCATGGGAACTTCTGGGACCATGAGTACCTCGGGAATGATAGGCACACTGGGAATCACTGGTACTTTGGGGATGATGAGCACCTCGGAAATCATGGGTACTGCAGGGGCCAGAAACACTGAGACCAGTAGCACCTTAGAAACCATCTATGGAACCCATGACCCATCAGGGATTGTGGGTCATGGTACCTACAGCACCTTGGGGAGCTCAGGGTTCCATGCAGCTGCTTACATCTGGACAGGGGGCTCCCAAACTGGGGTAACGAGGATCACCAAGACAAGACTTTATCAGGGTGATGAGAAAACATTTCAAAGGAGGATGATGAGGTCATCACtggctgaagatgaagaggaagatgagaagGAAAGGGCATTAGAGAGAGGGATGAAggcaatgatgatgatgacgacatCATCTACAAAGATAAAAGACAAAgcaaggaagaggaggaagcgGAGGCCAGGCAGGCAACTGCTGATGATGTCATCGACAATGGCACCCTCCCcctcatcgtcatcatcatcatcgtcgtcgTCCTCTTCATCCTCGTCTGGAGATGAGCGAGATGTGACAAAAGACAGGATAATGCAAGTGACTCAGAAGAAAGCAATGAAAGTGTGCGATCAAGAGACGAGTGACTCCGAAAGCTCctgcgctctgattggtcagagcAGGTACTCGCTCAGCAGCGCACTGTCCACTGACAGCCTGCGGGGGGAGCTGTCACTTCCAGACCTCCTGATCCAGGAACCagacgaggaagaggaggagcgaAGAAACGAAGGAACCCAGAGGAGAGGGAAGCAGACGGAGGCCAGTGGATCTTTAGATG CCGAACTGTTCGTCAATGTGTCGGCAGATCAGATGTTCGTCCCCGGTCAGCCCCGAACCACGGAGGATCTATTCGCTGTCATCCACAg GTCTAAGAGGAAGATGTTTGGTCGAAGGGATTCGAAAGACGTCAGGAACCGCTCATTgtcctcctcttcgtcctctCCGGTGACCCCTACCGACCCCCTGCCTCGCCCGACTCGACCTGCAGCCCTCCGAGGCCAAAGGTGTCCGAGAAGTGAAAGCTTTAAGGCTCTCCTGCTGAGGAAGGGGAGTCGGACTGACGCATCGTCTCGGGTGTCGGCGGTCGAGCAGCTCCGTAAAGTTGCACCTTCGCCCACCGCTGAGCTCCAGACGAAGCCTCCAGACCCTATCCAGCCCTTCATCCTGCCGCCCAAGTCTCCGAGTGTTCAGGACTTCTCTGCGATGTTCGACAATGACCTgactcacctcctcctcacctcctcgtCCTCGCCCTTCTACTTCCTCACCTCCCCCTCCCCTGTGCGACCTCGCTCCCTCACCCCTCCCTGCTCGGCCAGCCGACGCTTCGCCGCCCGCCGACGCCTCTTCGCCACCCCCATGACGGCCATCTCTGAAGGGGacggcgaggaggaggaggttttcAGAGACACCGGAGAATCGAACCTGAGATTGGTTGAGATTTCATGA